From the genome of Miscanthus floridulus cultivar M001 chromosome 10, ASM1932011v1, whole genome shotgun sequence, one region includes:
- the LOC136488002 gene encoding uncharacterized protein produces MSPNADASAAAAAVAAAAAAAAPPTPQAVVVHPYTAVNVKTHIPMTLEMKNPNFTKWASFFQALCGKFSLRPHIDGPAPPATDPSWDIAECTVHGWILNTIDDSVLDLAITDENQSARELWVAIEGLFRSNRAPRAVFLLEEFHSLKQGDSTIDEYCQRLKIKAAALRDIGHTIEDSQLVLSLLRGLNPRYTATADDIANSPELPSFSRAREMLSLKELRLANDEKTTAASAMVAASSSTCTSLGCRPSSSVATGAAPKGSRGGKKGKGGKKQGGWRSQGNGAGWQQGSGSGQQGGNRPMGPWFCYNPWAFQGGIPPPGSSWQQGNSPGGWPPHGDQGGRGQGIMGASPQSHTVFAPPSPAPSAPLWDQAGLIAALT; encoded by the coding sequence ATGTCTCCCAACGCCGATGCCTCGGCCGCAGCCGCTGCCGTAGCTGCTGCGGCAGCCGCTGCTGCACCACCAACGCCGCAGGCCGTCGTCGTCCACCCCTACACCGCCGTGAACGTGAAGACTCACATTCCGATGACCCTGGAGATGAAGAATCCCAACTTCACCAAGTGGGCTTCGTTCTTCCAGGCCTTGTGTGGGAAATTCAGCCTTCGCCCCCACATCGACGGGCCAGCTCCTCCGGCTACTGATCCATCGTGGGACATTGCCGAGTGCACTGTCCACGGCTGGATCCTCAACACCATCGATGACTCAGTTCTTGATCTTGCCATCACCGATGAGAACCAGTCCGCCCGCGAGTTGTGGGTGGCGATTGAGGGCCTCTTCCGCTCCAACCGCGCGCCTCGGGCCGTCTTCTTGCTTGAGGAGTTTCACTCCTTGAAACAGGGTGACTCGACGATTGATGAGTATTGCCAGCGCCTCAAGATCAAGGCCGCCGCTCTTCGGGACATCGGCCACACCATCGAGGACTCCCAactcgtcctcagcctcctacgcGGCCTCAACCCACGCTACACTGCCACTGCCGACGACATCGCCAACTCCCCCGAGCTGCCTTCCTTCTCCAGGGCGCGAGAAATGCTCTCCCTCAAAGAGCTACGCCTCGCCAACGACGAGAAGACCACGGCTGCATCTGCCATGGTGGCCGCCTCTAGCTCCACCTGCACTTCTCTAGGGTGCCGCCCCTCCTCCTCTGTGGCCACTGGCGCTGCTCCCAAGGGCTCTAGGGGCGGCAAGAAAGGCAAGGGTGGCAAGAAACAGGGCGGCTGGCGCAGCCAAGGCAACGGCGCTGGCTGGCAGCAGGGCAGCGGCAGTGGACAGCAAGGGGGCAACCGCCCCATGGGGCCCTGGTTCTGCTACAACCCATGGGCCTTCCAGGGTGGCATTCCTCCTCCAGGCAGCAGCTGGCAGCAGGGCAACAGCCCCGGTGGCTGGCCCCCTCATGGTGACCAGGGTGGGCGCGGCCAGGGCATCATGGGTGCCAGTCCGCAGTCCCACACCGTCTTCGCTCCCCCTTCGCCAGCTCCATCCGCTCCACTGTGGGATCAGGCCGGCCTCATCGCCGCCTTGACCTAG